The sequence CCCGACGTGCAGCATCCTGAGAAAGAGGAGGAATGGCTCAAGCAATCCTTGCATACTTGGTTGGATGAAGAATTTTTGCCCGAAGCAGTTAACGCCAAAATAGCTCAAAGAGCAGCCAAAATATTTGTTCGTCAACGTATGGAGGGAGAAAATGACCTCGGCTCACTAGTTATTGCCATTATTGCCGAGATGCGGGCTTTTGATTTTAGTCGCAGTTTTTATAGTGAATTCGCCGTTGCTAATGCGGTAAGCGATTTAATTTTGGATAGCCTGGGTATAGATCGTTGCTGTGGTGAATAATTTTTCAATAATTAGTGAACAATGAGCAAATTTACCTGGATGAATGGCTGGAAAAATCGAGCATCAGCAAATATAGATGCTGCAACAAGACGTTTACAAAAATTATTTCCTATCGATCATGTGACCAAAAAAGCTGTTGGCTGGCTAAGCGTCAGTGATGAAAGAGTAGCTGAAATATTAACTACCGTCAGAGAAAAGCTACCAACAACCGAAGCCTTATTAATTGGTAAACCACAGGCAGGTAAAAGTTCGATTGTTCGTGGTTTAACTGGAGTTTCTGCTGAAATAGTGGGACAGGGCTTTCGTCCCCATACTCAAAACACCGAAAGGTATGCTTATCCTTCAGAAGAACTACCGCTCCTTATATTTACAGACACGGTAGGACTAGGAGACATAAATCAAAATACTCAAAAGATTATCGCAGAATTAGAGTCTGAATTAAAGCAACAAACTCAACGTGCCAGAATTTTAATTCTCACCGTCAAAATTAGCGACTTCGCTACCGATACTCTACGGCAGATAGCTAAAGAATTACAACAGAATCATTCAGAGGTTCCTTGTCTGTTGGCAGTTACTTGTCTCCACGAAGTCTATCCCTCAAACGTAACGAATCATCCAGAATATCCACCTGATTATGAAGTAGTCAACCGCGCTTTTGAAGCAATCAAACAAGACTTTGAAGGACTATGCGGTCGCGCTATTCTAATTGATTTTACTTTAGAAGAAGATGGTTATGATCCTACCTTTTTTGGCTTAGAAAGATTAACAGAAGCTTTAGCGGAATTACTTCCCGAAGCCGAATCACGAACCATTTATCAGCTACTCGATAACAATGCTGGCGAAGAATTGGGCAATCTTTATCGTGATACTGCCCGACGTTATTTAGTAGCTTTCTCAACTATGGCTGCAACCTTAGCTGCTGTTCCGTTACCCTTTGCTACTATGCCTGTTTTAACAGCTTTGCAAATCTCGTTAGTCGGATTGTTAGGGAAACTGTACGGACAAACTTTGTCTCCTTCTCAAGCTGGTGGAATAGCAAGCGCGATCGCTGGTGGTTTTTTTGCTCAAGCGATCGGTAGGGAACTAATCAAGTTCATTCCTGGTTTTGGTAGCGTTATCGCAGCATCATGGGCAGCAGCTTATACTTGGTCACTGGGAGAAGGAGCTTGCGTCTATTTTGGCGATTTGATGGGAGGCAAAAAACCTGACCCCAATAAAATACAGTCCGTAATGAAAGAATCTTTCGTCTCCGCTAAAAAACAATTTAAAAATGTTCGGCAGTAGTAATTTAAACTTTTTTCAATCTCTTAAAGTTAT is a genomic window of Coleofasciculaceae cyanobacterium containing:
- a CDS encoding GTPase, with the translated sequence MSKFTWMNGWKNRASANIDAATRRLQKLFPIDHVTKKAVGWLSVSDERVAEILTTVREKLPTTEALLIGKPQAGKSSIVRGLTGVSAEIVGQGFRPHTQNTERYAYPSEELPLLIFTDTVGLGDINQNTQKIIAELESELKQQTQRARILILTVKISDFATDTLRQIAKELQQNHSEVPCLLAVTCLHEVYPSNVTNHPEYPPDYEVVNRAFEAIKQDFEGLCGRAILIDFTLEEDGYDPTFFGLERLTEALAELLPEAESRTIYQLLDNNAGEELGNLYRDTARRYLVAFSTMAATLAAVPLPFATMPVLTALQISLVGLLGKLYGQTLSPSQAGGIASAIAGGFFAQAIGRELIKFIPGFGSVIAASWAAAYTWSLGEGACVYFGDLMGGKKPDPNKIQSVMKESFVSAKKQFKNVRQ